aGCAGCCATGTTTATCTCTGATCAGCTTGTTTGTACAAACTGCTAATGAGGTGATTAAACAATTTTAGAGGCTCACTCTGCCCGTAACTGTTAATAAGTGGCCGCAGTCCACTAAAGCTGTCAATGCTGGTCTGGTATAGATATTTCAACACAGGGGGAGTCATGGGTTCAAATCGTCTTTCCGGAAAGAGAACAATTACAATGACACCAATAATACGAAGGTGCACTGAAAGAGGTATCACTTACTAACAAGTGGACATTCCTTCATAACATTGATATTATGCAAATACGAcccattctttttaatttctgaattggaaaaacaataaaaactcCTCCAGGCATAGTAGGCAATCAAACAGTGAAGCATCATAAAGTATTCAGGAATAATTTAGTATGagagaaagtgaaaaaaaaaaaaaaaaaaacttttctagGAAGTGACATGACTGCATTGCTGAGTGCCAATAATCTATTATGCCGACAATATGTGATTGCATTCTCTCACtttctttctctatttatttctATGAGGATGGGTCAGACTCGGATGAGGGCGAGTTTGCCAATGAAAATAAGTTTCCTGCTCCAGGCCTTTCTTTATCCATTCAATCAAACTCGGAAAGATCCCACCTGAAACTGCGTCCAGTAATATAAATTCTATGTTGTCAATATCGTTTATTAGGTATCAATTATCTCATCAAGGAATTTTGAGAAATTCCCAGAATTGCTGGATGGGGATTTACTATTCAATAGTTCGCTAGCATATATTTTGTAGTAGTTCATGGTGAAGCATTTGAGAAGATTCTAGAGTTTCGGATGTACAGACATAGCTGAACCTACTCTCCTACTTTTTACAATCGGGAGTTGCTTCGTGTTCCATAAAACAAGATATTAGAAAGTTTTGTAACTTACATGTTTAGCCATCCCAAAGTCCGCAAGCTTGACCACCCCAGATGCATCGACAAGTAAATTAGCACATTTGATGTCCCTATAAATAAAAACAGTCAGATTTGGCATGCCAGAAAGATGATATCAAACAATATCAAAACAACATGACACTAGTTCTCAAGATAGATGCAGTACAGATTACATTGGCATTACACAAAGTAGAATTCACCCAGAGTTGAAAACGTGAATAGCGCACACATGCTTGAATGGTACATTAATTAGGTGAGCAGGGGCGACAGCACAAGTGTTTGAGGGGGTTCCAGCGAACCCTCTGGACTAAAGAAATGTACCAAaactttgtaatttttttgcatgtaatttgattatttttttaatgtttcaaCACTAAAATATTCATACGTAGTCAAAGCAAATGgaaattcacttaaatttgtgagtaagGAGATAATATAgttcaataaaacaaaatatattaGGCCCAGTAAACTTTCACTCCCAAAAAATATTCTCACTTTACATAAAGCTTTGTATACAAAAtatttctttatgtttttgtcGCTGCTGATCAAAAATTCTGGAGCTGCCCCTATTGGTGAGTGAGGTTGCTTTAGCATTAGATTCATAAGCATTGCCAAAGGCGAGACTGTTACTAACCTGTGTATTGTTCTCGTGCTATGCAAGTAAGCCAAACCACAGAGAATATGCCGAGTAAAACTCCGCACAACAGATTCAGACATTACTCCACAATGATCGAGGATATATTTATTAATTGAACCAGGATGAACGTACTCCAGATATATGTATAACCGGTCTCCATCCTGTGTAGGCATTGAATTCTTATTAAGTGCCCAAGAGTATCAAAGCAGACAAATGCTGAGCTCAAACAAGATATTGCGTTGTCCAACAGGAAAATTACTTACTACTTCACTACCGTAATACTGCACTATGTTTGGATGCTGTAAATTGCTGAGAACTTTAATTTCCTGAACAAATAGGAATTCACATAAGAACAAACAGAAGAACAAAATTAACAGATAAATATGAAAAGCTGGTTCCCATGAAGAGTAACTTTGTAGTTGACATGAGCACGACATCACACATCTTATTTGGGATGTACATCGAGATCTACAGTCAGAACAGAAGGTGAAAATGCTAAAGGGAAGCAAACATGAGCTCCATTAAAGTGAACAACATATAGAAAATCCTTATATATAAAGCCATGAGACTAAGGAGAGATGGACATCAGAACGAGATCCAATTTGATGCCCTTATCGATAAGAAACCCTTTCTTTCGCATCGCTCAGGTGAAAACAGACAGTGTTACAGAGATTCAGGCGTTATGAGTTCGGTTCTGCAATTGATGTATGCTTGTAGTCATTGTAATATGATAGATGGACAAGATCTAATCTGTTACTGCTTTTCTGGTAAGTCCTGATCTACAATATTACTTAATGGGATGGAAACTCATCCAAACTAATTCACCTATCAAATTACTAATTATTGCAGCAGTGCCATTTCTCATTTTGATTGCCCAAAGAACTTGTCATTTAGTGGTATCTATCATACACAGAGATGTAGCTATGAGAAGACAAAGGAGCTCCAAAACTCATTATTGATAACTAGGATAATTGCAGAATATTAATAAATGCTTCTAAATACATTCACATATCTTGAGACAAATGTTTGACATGCCAGAGTATTAACCATAATATACAAAGATACAAAAATTTAATAACCAATGGAAATACAACCTGCTCCAGTTGCTTTATACACTCTGCAGATTTCGGATCATCGAAAAACAATTCGACTTCTTTCATTGCACATAAAGCTCCAGTTTCTCTGTTCAGTAAAAAGACATAAGTCTGAGTTTGGTCAAATGTTggtttttttgcattttttttcatatttttgtcttttctgaaaaaaaattcaactgaTAGTCGAAATTTTATTGTAATTCGGTTTGTATCAATGAGAAAatcttgaaaaggaaaaatagagaccaaaaggccaaaaaaacaagttcactaaaaactaaaaaataaaccaaGACTAGAAAAAGGTCaccaaaaacgaaaataaactatAATGTTACTTTTCTCTTCTCTGAAGATCTTTCAAACTACTATTTTCTTACTTTATTGATACCTCCAGTCGAGGCGAATTGAATAGAATGTTATTTTGATAAAAAACTTACAAAAATCCATTACCTGTTGGAGGCAACGTAGACACTTCCAAAAGTACCACGCCCAATTAGCTTTCCTTTTTGCCACTGTGATTTTATCGGCATAACGATCGGAGAAACGGGCGATATCTTCGTAGGTGAAGTGGCTCCGGGAGGAAGTGGCAAGCGGTGGGCAGTCGGTGAGGTGGGCCCACCAGGACTTCTAGAGCACCGTTGAGGACTCACTCTGGGACTGTGCAGAGGAGAACTCTCGACGCTGAATGCAGATTTTCCCTCAGGGGACATCTGGTATGAAAACGCTGACCCTACATGGGTATCTAATGGGCGCATTTCTGGAGCAGACCAAGCTTGGAATACTTTAGGAGATTTAAAAACGGGCGATGTGAAAATATCCCTAGGAATTCTTTGAGGGCTCCTTGATGGACTTGAGAAAGGACTACTTGGAGCACTATTGGGTATGCTGAAAAGATAGGGGTCCCTATGTCTTTCAATACAATTCAGTTCTTGAGGAGCCTTCACTGATCGCCGAGTATTTGCATGTTCTTTGTGTCTTTGACACTCGTGGCAAGCATTGTTGCTAGAAAAATGCAGTCAAATCAGAATCTCAACAAACATCAAAGGTTGTATGTTTACATTTTCGGAATCAAGTTTCCAGAACATCTATTAGAGAACCATTTCTCCAAATAAAAACGCTCATTGTTTACATGTCGTATACATTTGAGCAGACAAGAGTTCTGAGAATTTAAGAAATTAAGACTGTTTCTTAAAATAAGGATGAATTCCTGAGAACTAGCTATGAAATCATTCAAACTACAAGCATTATAAAAAGAATTCTAGAAAACTGTTTCTAAAAACAACTGCAATCTAATAAAAAGGCGTTTCAAATAGCAAATTAATGGCAAAGAAAAAGCTAAATCTGCAGAGATAAGAATTTACATGGAAATAAATACCGGAGCCATACAAACGTTGGAAATCTTTTCAAGGTACCTATGACATTGCATTAAGATAAAAAGTAAATGCATAAGAATAACTTTTAACATTAGCTACCGTGTAATGTAATGTAAATATCTCTAACCAATCAAACTCTAGGGCTGTAAACAAGTTGTGTTGAGCCGAGCTGAGTAATTCAACTGGGTATTGTCTTACTACAAAAGAAGCCTAATTACTCTCATGCATATTCGTTAAAGAACTTCTAGTCTTCTACAATATGAATGTAGCGTGAATATAAATGTGAAGCCAATCATAAATTGCTTGATTACAAAATGTATGTCTAGGATTTGTGTGCTTCTTATTTTCCAAGCTGCATTCATATCTTAAcatgttctctcttttttttttgatccgctatcTTAACATGTTCTACGCACTCACTTTATAGCATAAACTCTTATGATTACTATCCTTTAAATCCCTCTTAACCCAACTCAGAAACATCTTTGACactgacccatatccacttcaAAGGCTGCAacttgtaagtggtgagcctCCCAATTGTATATTTACATCCAACCTTTTGTTATATTTATTCAATGATGCCAGACTTAACATTCACACACATATTCTATCGGTAATAATGAGCAAACAAGGTCAACTGTGATAACCCAAACAgaaattaattattacaacaaatGCACACGAAATGTAAGTTCTACAAATGAAAATTTCAGGGGCGACAAAAATAAATGCGTAGAAATTAACTACCTCGCAGGGGTCGCACCGTCGTCTCCTCTTTCTCTGTCCCCATCCTCTTGGCCTGTATTAGGCCGCTGCTTCGGCGACGGAAGAGGTAGGTCTGCCGGGCTCCAGCTCGTCGAGGGAGACGCTGCGGCGGCGTCGCGGCGGAGCAATTCCTCCAGTACGGGAAGAGGCAGGGGTTGCGGCGGCACCACCGGTGACGGCCGAGACGGGGACGAGGAGAACGACGAGGAATGAGGCTGGCTGGTGCTGGCGCTGGGGGACCTCCAGAGAGTGTTGTGACGGTGGTCGTCGGGAGCGGTGTCGTCGGCGCTCCGGTAACGGAGCTTGGTGGAGCGGCCGCGGTGCTGCGAGCGGAAGGCGCGGCGggggaataatttttttaggacATTATCGTCGGAATGTTGGTGGTGtttggaggaggaggtggaggagggagaagagaagGGGGATTGCCACCAATGcattagaatttttctttttttaatttaggtATCCGGATCCACTTACGCACACGACTAATGCATTAGAATTTGGCGACGTCGCGACGATGAATGATGCATATAACAAAGataattttctctcatttgtgGCGACGATCCTGGTGGAAAACCCTAGGAGGGTTTCAGGCATTTGTGATTTAGAGCAGAATCTAAtggaaatggaggaggaggaaggatGGATTGAGTTCTCGttgggtttctctctccaaaaatgcctctctctttctctctcacaatacaaccctctctctcaatgtatatacttatatatatgttctctctctctgtctctggatttctttgggttttttttatccGTTCTCTCTCTGTGGATTTCGCTACCTGTATTAACGAGGCTAACGATAAAAACGTATTTTTTCCACAAGGCTGTCACAAGGTCAAAAAAGAACCCTACTATGGAAACAGACCAAAGCCACCTATGGGAGGCAGAGACAGGCACGCGAGGTGCATGTCAAATTTTATACGGATGATTTAaattattcaataatttttaaataaaaaatcggGGGTGGGGGGTCATCAAAACTCCTCTTATCTGAATTCCGAAGACAATGATGGCTTACTAAGAAAAACTCTCGCCTCATAATAAACTTTTCCGTTCAATAGCAAAACTTCATACAACCATGTAGCTCCAAATTCTTGCCAGGTCCTTCAGGCCTTTCAAACCTATCGAAGGACCTTGAGCTACCAAAAGGAAAGCGACAGGTACTCCATTGCAGCACAACCAGACAAAACCTTGGTGTCATTGGACACAACTTCCAAACAACCGATCTCATTTGCCTTGCATGCCTGATCCACTGGAATAGTAGACCGTGAAGATTctccaaaatgaaaattagtaaaaacAAAGGAACCCCCACAAGATTGGTTAGGAAACTCCCTAACCTTGGAATCCATATACTCCGAGTCGGAATGGTCCCGATTGCCACGGGCTTCTTCCCACGGCTCATACTcagaatcaaaaaattaaacggGAAGGCAAAACCTAATCAGATTCAAAATTCTCCGGACACATATCATCAAAAACATACCCCGTTCAAAATTCATGTCTAGAGACCTAGCAATACCCTTACCCTTGGCCGCTTTAGACAGACAATGAAAACCACGAGAAGATCCCGCAAAAAAGCCTTTTCTAAATCGCTCAATCGAAATTTTTTGGCCATCGTAGACAACATAAATCAAACAAGAGGACGGCCCAAATCAAACCGTTCACCTGCATATTTCGGATGCAGAATAGCCAAAACTCGGGACTAAAACTTTACAAACGAAGGGTCCCCTAAGCAATAATCATAAATGTAAGAGTGTTAGTTTTTTATTGCTGGGTAATTTATCATTGAAAGTCAGAGTTCTCGGAATGTGCAAGGCTTCAGTGAAGATTGAAGTCTACTGTCGATGCGATTGGTACTCAATTTTTGTGCACTTATTTTGTGGAGACCATTATGTTTTGCATAAAGTCCAAAGGTACAGATTTTATATCTGTACCAGtgtgtacaaaaaaaattttgggcccattttaaattttaaaaaatgatcagagtcgcttgttttgtttaaaatattttgcttaTGGTCCTTgtgaaaaataagctcaatccggttTCAGTAAAAGTATTTACtaaacatccaaactttgctttagaattcaggtTTGAATTATGAGACAAAGTTGAACGTTTTGTAGACGCCTTAACCGataccggattgagcttatttttcgtAGGAGCcgaaaacaaaatattttaaacaaaatgagtgattacgatcatttttttgagactcaAAACGAGACCAAAAGGGGGTTTGTACACAGATATAatatctgtaccagtagcacctaTGTATATTTTGGGTTCCTTGGGATTTTTGTTTCTGGTTCAAGTTTTCCTTAAACGgccagctagctagctagctcacATCACACAGATTTTGGAGATATAGAGTTTTTACCCTTTTACGCACTTTCGAACATAACAGTTTTCGAGACAACAAATAGAACTCCAAGAACATTTGGCTGCAATTGATTTTTGAGGCTCTTATTGAAATGCCAATGGATGGTATCttaaaaaattggcttatatTTTTTGGCGTTATATGCTACTGCTGCAGCTAGCTGTGGTGGTTGTTTTATGGTACTATTATTATTGATGGTCCTATTCCTCTCTGCTGCAAAATGCTGCTACTGCTGTGTATGGGAGCTGTAGATATGGGGTTCCATTTTGGTCGATTTACTGTACGTGTTATTAGGGTACAAGTAAAGATGGGCCAATTTTCTACAGATGACATAGAttttctacccaattttctaTTTCCTTGGCTGTGGAGGTGGCGGTGctgttcttgttttgttttgtgtgtttttgttgtcGGTGTTCGGTGGAGGTTTTGGTGGTTGTGGTTTGGGTTGGACGCAAGGTGTGGTGGATGCGGCGGCACGGCAGCAATAGAGACATCTTCGGTGGCTGCAGGAGGCGGGAAGTTGGGATGCGAGGTGTGTTGTGGCTGGCAAATTTCGGAGCAATTTTGGGACTAGCAATATACAACGCGTGTACGACGATCCTCGCGGCGGAGCTTCAAATTATAGATATTGCATAGGGTTTGGGTGTCTTTGGGCTTTATTGTTGGTCTAACCCCTTTATTTGGACTTTTAGACATTTTCTGGCATTTGTGTTGCGTCTCATTTGGTCTTTAGTGTCTTACATGGGCTTTGTGGCCTTTTAGGTGTTCGGTTTTGGCCCTTGGGCTTTTCTCCTTTGTTGACACCTTACCAATCAATGATTTGATTCTGGATGTACGTACGCTTGTTGCCTTTCTCTTTGCTTCGTTTAGTCtttgtaaaactttcaaatattaataaaaaaaacctttgctgtttggaaaaagaagaagaagaagcagctcTCCTTGCATACCTTTGTTATATTTCCTGATAAGCTAATTTACTCAAATCAAAAAATTCGGAGAATGAAACATCACTTGCCATGTGAAGGCAAAAAGACTAGCATTGAGTTTCAAAACATTTTGCTTACAGTTGTCCAATTGGAAGGTGGTCTTGGTTtttgaactatatatatatatatatatatatatatatatatatatgaaccgAACCGAATCGAACCGATACTTTATCTTATTCATGCATGCAATGCGTTACACATGTACAGTTTCTTCCACTGAAAAGTCAATGTCGGCATATGATATGTCTACCCGTTCCAGAAAATCATTTGCCATATATACGTCCGCACAtacttattttcaaataagtatttatttgtaattttcaagctcaaaaataatggacttactgaaatattaaaatatgtaatatcgatcttatttgaattttaaacgatgcaaaaaaaaaaaaaatttgtaacctcatttttttaagcttgaaaattgcaaataaatacttattttttaagaaagtttgtAGAACAGACATTGCAATTTCACATACTTTTGTATACACTTtcacaaacattttttttatacacttttcattatttttaatacACTTTTTAAACATTAATGATTTTATCATTTTCGATATACTCTTGCTATAACAGCTGCATGTTGGACTCTCTAAAATTGTGTGGTACTGCATATTCCTAATGGAAATGCTCTcaccaggagagagagagagagagagagagagagagagagagagaaacagataGTCATAGGATCAGGTAGGGTACTGGAATGGTGACATGCAGTATCAGAATATTCAATGTGTTTGTATCAAATCCATGCACGCCATGGTCCTTCCCCCACCGGGCCACCACCCCCGGCCCCATGCCCAGCCCAAATTATCAAAAGTCAAAATACCAGAAAAGGATCGAGAAAAAAAGTAAGCAAAGGCACTATAGTTACAACATGACTGACGCTAGTATGAAGACAAAAGTGGTTCATACATACATAAACATGTACTTGTTCTACATGGCCCTATAGGATCTGCAGTACTACAGCTAATCGGGGTCCGATATCTTTTGTCCCGAAAACTCATGTACCTCTGTGCTGAGAGATTTTTTGATCGTTGGATTGTGTGATTTATAGCTGTCACTATAGGTGAAAAACTGTCACTAAAAATTTTGATACTCCAaaacttgtcttttagtgtaaaaattatacatagtaATGTACACTAACAGACAAATTTTGAAATgtcatcaaaaaaaattagagtgtcaaaattattttccaaaatttttagCAACACATTTTAAGCGACAACTTTTTTGTCACTGtcgatcttttctttttctttttcttttttttgtagtgCCTCCAGCTAATCATCTCACGTGAATCAAAGTGTCCTCGAGACCACTGTTACTAAGGCCGGTTAGCATATTTACTTTTAACCTGCCTGTTTCCGGACCAGGAAAGGATTTGAAATAGAAGATAGACAATGCCGAACATAactattttttggaaaaatgacggcccataatttgtttagataattaatatctgttaatgacattttcagcattaacaaatattttcatcatgttcttggcgggtattaattattaatacACGTCATTGGCAGTCATTTTCCCCTACTTTTTTTAATGGAACGTGTAGATTAAGGCCCAATTTGGCTTCTAAATTAAAcagtatcttcttcttttttgtctttattcatttttttttcgtatttgataatttgcgtcaaatttttgtgacttattgatttatctcgtcgagaagaatcgaaaaagtaaaaaattattatcggaactcataatttttttcaaaaagaaaaaaataagtaaaaaatactcTTATTgactaatttttgtctttattcaaaaaattataagttttgattaaatttttttacttttccgattcttcttgtcgaaacaaaacaataagtcacaaaagtttgacgcaaaacaaaaaatgcaaaaaaaaattgaataaagacaaaaaaaaatcccttaactttttaattcaaatccACCCTAAATGATGGCACCACTTAATAAAACTGAGCAGTTGAGTAGCTTCACCCTACGAATTTAGAaaaaatacttaccgatatccgttgaaactaattttttatagagGCTCATAAAAGATTAtgttaaaatttatgaatatttttctgtatttttatgAGACCCATAGTAGGTCTTACACGCGTGCAATATAAATGTCCGGTAAAAATGTGCGGTAAGAGTAGACTTCATGCCAAACGAATACGGCGCCGGAGCGTTGGATAGGCGTTAGAGGacaaaaaagaggagagagagagagagaaacgaccAATAAAGAGACAGTGTGGCACATGAGGAATGAGACCGAGCACTGTGTGCATGTGATTACAGTGTGCTGGTGAGCAATTTTACTTGCACAGTCCCGTCCAGTGTGGGTGTGGTCCAGTCCCGTCCAGTCTCAGCTAATTGTGGGCCCTTTTTGGGTCCAAaataatgatcggaaccgtttactttttagatattATCAAAAAGATTGGTcatgtcaaaaatcatattgatcgGATATCTTTTGATATCAATTTGGAATGAAttaagtttcaaaaaaatgtgTTAAGCGGTTGCAATTCAGTGTtgctcatctttttttttacaagatattttttgtaacccagaattttttttacaagattaaTGCATTAATTTCAAATtgatatcaaacgatatccgattAAAGTGATTTTAGGTGTAACCAATATTCTTGATAACTTCTATAAgtgaacggtttcgatcattaTTTTGGATCCAAAAAAGGCCCACAATTGGCCGAGACCGGACAGGACCCAATCACACTGGTCACTGGACGGGAGCCTCTCCCCTTCTTCAGGAAGGCCTAATCAGCCCAACAGCCAACGCCCCAAAACGACCTTACGAGTCGTTCGGCCGGCAGCGTTGTGGGTGGGCGCAGGTGTTGGGTCAGCTTGCAGAAGGCGACGTGTACCGGAAGAAGGTCCACATTGGAACCAAATGGATCGATTTCGGCAATGCAGCACAAGTAATGGCTCGGCCATGTGCTACCACCAGCATGGCGTTCGACAGTTTTCATGCATGACGTCACCTTGACTAACGGTTAATTGTAACGTCATGGGACACACGAGCTATCTTGGAGgccaatatatatatgtagctCCCTATATAAAGTATCGTACGAAATGTCGAAATCCCTAAAAAGGTACAGTACGAAATGCCTACACCGATCGTTTCCGGCCAGTTAAGCACTAATGTAGTTCATTGCCTTGCACAGTTAGGAAGGGAAGAAGTCCCTTAGCCCAAATCCAAGTTCGGAGATCAGAACACAATGTTCCACCCTAGCTTCATCATATCATAGCGGCAAGATAGCGATCAGTTTAACGAAACGACGGATACCATAAGACCAGAAGATGCGGCATCGAGACCTGAAGGCCCAAAATGAATACCACCTCACATTGTGGTCGAATCGTTCGTTGTACGTGGGCCCACATACAATGAATAGTTATAGATATAGTTGTGTTTGGAGTTGTGTACCTAGTATTTGGTATTCTTTCCGTTTCAAAATAAGTGACTTTTTTGGGACTCTCCGTCATTTTAAAatgtttatatatttcaatttatgaaattttatgtgattttgaaaactttatttaataaaactaattaaaatctatcaaataagattcatattacatattttttaatactcatattgaaatatataaacaGTTGAAAATGACACGATTTTTCAAGAAGATCACTCATTTTAAAACAGAGGGAATATATTGTTAGTCACTATGGCCCCCGGTACTTTCTTAATTTTTAGTCATAGACATTATACACTTTGCCCTTTTCATTCTCAattattttcctccaaaagAATCATAAATGAGTGTCCAAACACTATTTGACAAACTTGGAATAGCTactatcaattttatttttctcaaagAAAGAGAGGTACAGTTTGGATGACGAGAATCTTGAGGAGGAATCAGAATGTGATGTCATATGTTTCCATGATTTCGATGTTTAGAAGTGGCAACAATAAGAATGTGATGTCATATTTCTCTGATTTCGATATATTTGGAAGAGACGATAATAAG
This DNA window, taken from Rhododendron vialii isolate Sample 1 chromosome 8a, ASM3025357v1, encodes the following:
- the LOC131336595 gene encoding mitogen-activated protein kinase kinase kinase 5 isoform X1 — encoded protein: MHWWQSPFSSPSSTSSSKHHQHSDDNVLKKLFPRRAFRSQHRGRSTKLRYRSADDTAPDDHRHNTLWRSPSASTSQPHSSSFSSSPSRPSPVVPPQPLPLPVLEELLRRDAAAASPSTSWSPADLPLPSPKQRPNTGQEDGDRERGDDGATPASNNACHECQRHKEHANTRRSVKAPQELNCIERHRDPYLFSIPNSAPSSPFSSPSRSPQRIPRDIFTSPVFKSPKVFQAWSAPEMRPLDTHVGSAFSYQMSPEGKSAFSVESSPLHSPRVSPQRCSRSPGGPTSPTAHRLPLPPGATSPTKISPVSPIVMPIKSQWQKGKLIGRGTFGSVYVASNRETGALCAMKEVELFFDDPKSAECIKQLEQEIKVLSNLQHPNIVQYYGSEVDGDRLYIYLEYVHPGSINKYILDHCGVMSESVVRSFTRHILCGLAYLHSTRTIHRDIKCANLLVDASGVVKLADFGMAKHLAGPAANLSLKGSPYWMAPELLQSVMQKDASSDLALAVDIWSLGCTIIEMLNGKPPWSEYEGAAAMFKVLRETPPIPEILSPEGKDFLRCCFRRNPADRPSAVKLLDHRFLSTSQMDVLPCTQGFNGMILMDKAEYSRGRT
- the LOC131336595 gene encoding mitogen-activated protein kinase kinase kinase 5 isoform X2, which codes for MHWWQSPFSSPSSTSSSKHHQHSDDNVLKKLFPRRAFRSQHRGRSTKLRYRSADDTAPDDHRHNTLWRSPSASTSQPHSSSFSSSPSRPSPVVPPQPLPLPVLEELLRRDAAAASPSTSWSPADLPLPSPKQRPNTGQEDGDRERGDDGATPASNNACHECQRHKEHANTRRSVKAPQELNCIERHRDPYLFSIPNSAPSSPFSSPSRSPQRIPRDIFTSPVFKSPKVFQAWSAPEMRPLDTHVGSAFSYQMSPEGKSAFSVESSPLHSPRVSPQRCSRSPGGPTSPTAHRLPLPPGATSPTKISPVSPIVMPIKSQWQKGKLIGRGTFGSVYVASNRETGALCAMKEVELFFDDPKSAECIKQLEQEIKVLSNLQHPNIVQYYGSEVDGDRLYIYLEYVHPGSINKYILDHCGVMSESVVRSFTRHILCGLAYLHSTRTIHRDIKCANLLVDASGVVKLADFGMAKHLAGPAANLSLKGSPYWMAPELLQSVMQKDASSDLALAVDIWSLGCTIIEMLNGKPPWSEYEGVIC